In the Natronolimnobius baerhuensis genome, one interval contains:
- a CDS encoding GNAT family N-acetyltransferase, with translation MADYRQIPDERGVFHEYRTYAFVPELGPTPYDSDEHDTPRALLGSPRGIYPDADADASEPRAVCRHYWLTARVRGDLHPTAGLAAVATPPEYRRQGYVGQLLEHSLEEYRERGCRFAVLWPFRYAFYRQFGWDTSNTIVTHECDPETLAFAAAATDREGSFTRLDADDYERLESAYDSFAERYALTLERSDDWWRYRLLENFDTDPYIYAYERDGAVRGYLIYTVEANDDHNERTMDVSELGFETYDDLLALLSFCHTHDSQVDRVRLRVPEQVPLLEIAAEPDEIETTVETGPMVRIVDVEKTLSALSYPALEAQLTLAVADDAAEWNAGQFTLSVTDGEGVCERIDSSQSTASAAGNAVARIDIGALSQLVVGARGASELERTGRLEADTATLETLTALFPETDVYLSDRF, from the coding sequence ATGGCTGACTATCGGCAGATCCCCGACGAGCGGGGTGTGTTTCACGAGTATCGCACCTACGCGTTCGTTCCTGAACTGGGGCCGACACCGTACGACTCCGACGAGCACGACACGCCGCGAGCGCTGCTTGGCTCACCGCGCGGGATCTACCCGGATGCCGACGCGGACGCCAGCGAGCCACGCGCAGTCTGTCGACACTACTGGCTCACCGCCCGTGTGCGCGGAGACTTGCATCCGACTGCCGGACTCGCGGCTGTTGCAACCCCACCGGAGTATCGCCGACAGGGCTACGTCGGTCAACTGCTCGAGCACTCACTCGAGGAGTATCGCGAACGTGGCTGTCGATTCGCGGTGCTGTGGCCGTTTCGCTACGCCTTCTATCGGCAGTTCGGCTGGGACACGAGCAACACGATTGTCACCCACGAGTGTGATCCCGAAACGCTCGCGTTCGCCGCGGCTGCAACTGACCGCGAGGGATCGTTCACACGTCTCGACGCTGACGACTACGAACGCCTCGAGTCGGCCTATGACTCGTTTGCTGAGCGATATGCACTCACGCTCGAGCGCTCGGACGACTGGTGGCGCTATCGGCTGCTCGAGAACTTCGACACCGATCCGTACATCTATGCCTACGAGCGCGATGGGGCCGTCCGTGGCTATCTCATCTACACGGTCGAGGCGAACGACGATCACAACGAGCGGACGATGGACGTCTCCGAACTCGGATTCGAGACATACGACGACCTGCTCGCATTGCTGTCGTTCTGTCACACCCACGACTCGCAGGTCGACCGGGTTCGACTCCGCGTCCCTGAGCAAGTCCCACTACTTGAGATTGCGGCCGAACCGGACGAGATCGAAACGACGGTCGAAACCGGCCCGATGGTTCGGATCGTCGACGTCGAAAAAACGCTTTCGGCGCTTTCCTATCCTGCTCTCGAGGCACAACTCACACTCGCCGTCGCAGACGACGCAGCCGAGTGGAACGCCGGCCAGTTCACGCTCTCCGTGACCGACGGCGAGGGCGTTTGCGAGCGAATCGACTCGTCCCAATCGACTGCATCAGCAGCCGGCAACGCAGTCGCCCGAATCGACATCGGCGCGCTCTCCCAACTCGTCGTCGGCGCTCGCGGTGCATCTGAACTCGAGCGAACCGGTCGCCTCGAGGCGGACACGGCCACGCTCGAGACGCTGACAGCCCTGTTCCCCGAGACGGATGTCTATCTCAGTGATCGGTTCTGA
- a CDS encoding pyridoxal phosphate-dependent aminotransferase — MTFELADRVQSVPPSGIRRFFEIAEERDDVISLGVGEPDFATPWAARDAAITSLEQGKTSYTANRGKRELREAISDYVADRFDLGYDPDEEIIATAGASEAVDLAFRALVNPGDTVAIAQPSYISYEPGVTFAGGEVLPVPTTEENDFRLTVDAIEQAGASEADLLVYCYPNNPTGAIMRESDLEPIAEFVREHDLTVLADEIYAELTYDGHTHTSIATLPGMRERTIVFNGFSKAHAMTGLRLGYALGPAEVIGAMNKIHQYTMLSAPTTAQYAALEALESCENDVQEMVAEYDRRRKFILSRFREIGMDVFDAKGAFYCFPEVPEGWTAEEFAQDVLTEQGVAVVPGDVFGAGGEGHLRVSYATGLEDIREALTRLEAFLADHE; from the coding sequence ATGACGTTCGAACTTGCAGACCGCGTCCAATCGGTCCCGCCGTCAGGTATCCGCCGATTCTTCGAAATCGCCGAAGAGCGCGACGACGTCATCTCGCTTGGCGTCGGCGAACCGGACTTCGCAACGCCGTGGGCCGCCCGCGACGCCGCGATCACCTCCTTAGAGCAGGGGAAAACCTCTTACACGGCAAACCGGGGCAAACGCGAACTCCGCGAGGCAATTAGCGACTACGTCGCCGACCGCTTCGACCTCGGCTACGACCCCGACGAGGAAATCATCGCGACCGCCGGCGCAAGCGAAGCCGTCGACTTGGCCTTCCGCGCACTCGTCAACCCCGGCGACACCGTTGCTATCGCCCAGCCGTCGTACATCTCCTACGAACCCGGCGTCACCTTCGCCGGTGGCGAGGTCCTGCCCGTCCCCACGACGGAAGAGAATGACTTTCGGCTGACAGTCGACGCAATCGAGCAAGCGGGCGCGAGCGAGGCCGATCTCCTCGTCTACTGTTATCCGAACAATCCGACGGGCGCGATCATGCGCGAATCGGACCTCGAGCCAATCGCCGAGTTCGTCCGCGAACACGATCTGACCGTCCTCGCCGATGAGATTTACGCAGAACTCACCTACGACGGGCACACGCACACCTCGATTGCGACACTGCCGGGGATGCGCGAGCGCACCATCGTCTTCAACGGCTTCTCGAAGGCCCACGCGATGACCGGCCTGCGACTCGGCTACGCGCTTGGCCCCGCCGAGGTCATCGGCGCGATGAACAAGATTCACCAGTACACGATGCTCTCGGCGCCGACAACAGCCCAGTACGCTGCCCTCGAGGCCCTCGAGTCGTGTGAGAACGACGTCCAGGAGATGGTCGCAGAGTACGACCGCCGACGCAAGTTCATCCTTTCGCGATTCCGCGAAATCGGGATGGACGTCTTCGACGCGAAAGGCGCGTTCTACTGCTTCCCTGAGGTCCCCGAGGGCTGGACCGCCGAGGAGTTCGCCCAGGACGTCCTCACCGAGCAAGGCGTCGCCGTCGTCCCGGGCGACGTCTTCGGTGCGGGCGGCGAGGGCCACCTTCGCGTCTCCTATGCGACCGGACTCGAGGATATCCGTGAGGCACTTACCCGACTCGAGGCGTTCCTGGCGGACCACGAGTAG